A window of Piliocolobus tephrosceles isolate RC106 chromosome 13, ASM277652v3, whole genome shotgun sequence contains these coding sequences:
- the LOC111520617 gene encoding uncharacterized protein LOC111520617 — PQISHSLVPAAPLCSPFPSPPSFHTASPPFSMHTHHSPLPCDLSPPLYLAETVSLLEEWGPPSSPMQCKLTSHPARWTHLPPCLWGFAVALKPSWAGLAPSLLPPSRMSLCRPLSFLRHQCPYLPRRAHQGLVPWSPSMAAAACVGCPSGHCRCQPFISHIFLGHGGLTSMLGNVAELW, encoded by the coding sequence CCACAGATCAGCCACAGCCTGGTACCTGCAGCCCCACTTTGCtcacccttcccctcccctccttccttccacacAGCAAGCCCACCTTTCTCCATGCACACTCACCATAGCCCCCTTCCTTGTGACCTGAGCCCTCCATTGTACCTGGCTGAGACCGTCAGCCTCCTGGAGGAGTGGGGTCCACCTTCTTCCCCTATGCAGTGCAAGCTCACTTCTCACCCAGCAAGGTGGACTCACCTGCCTCCATGTCTCTGGGGCTTTGCTGTTGCCCTGAAACCTAGCTGGGCTGGTCTTGCTCCCAGCTTGCTTCCCCCTTCTCGGATGTCCCTTTGCAGGCCCCTGTCGTTCCTCAGGCACCAGTGTCCTTATCTGCCACGGCGAGCTCATCAGGGGCTTGTACCCTGGTCACCAAGCATGGCAGCAGCTGCCTGCGTTGGGTGTCCATCTGGTCACTGCAGGTGCCAACCCTTTATCTCCCATATTTTCTTGGGCCATGGAGGGCTTACCTCCATGTTGGGGAATGTGGCTGAGCTGTGGTAA